One Helianthus annuus cultivar XRQ/B chromosome 12, HanXRQr2.0-SUNRISE, whole genome shotgun sequence genomic region harbors:
- the LOC110895056 gene encoding cysteine-rich receptor-like protein kinase 2 isoform X2, whose amino-acid sequence MKQVSKFSLQMKRSIETSSVLMSIIIVLLTIDRLEGAPRNQIIKISCYNQTEDNSTQFSSNFIKTTEKLEKQIQSTFFATASAGMGPNANYGLAQCYGDLSTTDCILCYDSAHYATSRCFPYTGATVYQDGCFMRFQNYSFYEEYVGPGDTFICGNTTRKSGVFQDSARRAVLAAGKDAMTNGEYFAREEVVISGTVNESAYVLANCWKTLTANSCRSCLEAASVSIMRCLPWSEGRALMTGCFMRYSDTDFLNPEPSRSKNRGSSGRMIAVITVVVSSIVILAVALLTALYMRRWRWLQKKRTGSYDTKKLAKILTDSSLNFKYSTIEKATSSWDDSNKLGEGGFGTVYKGVLPDGREIAVKRLFFNNKFREADFYNEVNMISSLEHKNLVRLLGCSCSGPESFLVYEYLPNMSLDRFIFDAMKGKELNWEKRFEIIIGTTEGLVYLHENTKNRIIHRDIKASNILLDLRFRPKIADFGLARSFQGDMSHISTAIAGTLGYMAPEYLALGQLTEKADVYSYGVLLLEVVTGLQNNRSKNSEYSDSLVSIAWRHFQQGTVEEILDPNLMFHAYPNLSFKKEAIKVAHVGLLCTQEAPSLRPSISLALKMLVKDDESLPAPSTPPFIGDNESNELEEQIHYHDRDNLVSVATVSHYQFSPR is encoded by the exons ATG AAACAAGTTTCCAAATTCAGTCTGCAAATGAAGAGATCAATAGAGACATCATCTGTTCTTATGAGTATTATCATAGTTCTACTTACAATAGATAGATTAGAGGGGGCTCCCAGAAACCAAATCATCAAAATATCATGTTATAACCAGACAGAAGACAATTCAACACAGTTCAGCTCAAACTTTATCAAAACAACCGAAAAACTCGAAAAACAAATACAGTCTACATTTTTCGCAACAGCAAGTGCAGGCATGGGACCCAATGCTAATTACGGACTCGCTCAATGCTATGGTGATCTTTCAACAACCGACTGCATCTTATGCTATGACTCAGCACATTACGCTACTTCCCGATGTTTTCCATATACGGGTGCTACTGTTTATCAAGATGGTTGTTTTATGAGATTTCAAAACTACAGCTTCTATGAGGAATATGTGGGGCCCGGTGACACTTTTATTTGTGGGAATACCACAAGGAAGAGTGGTGTGTTTCAAGATTCAGCAAGGCGGGCTGTGTTAGCTGCGGGTAAGGATGCGATGACTAACGGTGAATATTTTGCAAGAGAAGAAGTGGTTATTTCTGGGACAGTGAATGAGTCAGCATATGTGTTGGCGAATTGCTGGAAGACGTTGACTGCAAATTCTTGTAGGAGTTGTTTGGAGGCTGCATCGGTATCTATTATGCGATGTCTGCCTTGGTCTGAAGGGCGTGCGTTGATGACTGGATGTTTTATGAGGTATTCTGATACCGATTTTCTCAATCCTGAGCCAAGCAGAAGTAAAAACAGAG GTTCTTCAGGAAGGATGATAGCGGTTATAACAGTTGTTGTTAGCTCCATTGTGATTCTTGCAGTTGCATTGTTGACCGCTTTGTATATGCGAAGATGGAGATGGCTACAAAAGAAGAGAACAG GTTCATATGACACtaagaaattggcaaagattcttACTGACAGTAGCTTGAACTTCAAGTACTCCACTATTGAGAAAGCCACAAGCTCTTGGGATGATTCCAATAAGCTTGGGGAAGGAGGATTTGGGACTGTATACAAG GGAGTTCTTCCAGATGGAAGAGAGATTGCCGTCAAGAGGCTTTTTTTCAACAATAAGTTCAGAGAAGCTGATTTCTATAATGAAGTTAATATGATTAGCAGTCTTGAACATAAAAACTTGGTCAGGCTTTTAGGATGCAGCTGTTCGGGCCCAGAAAGTTTTCTTGTATATGAGTATTTACCCAATATGAGCCTCGATCGCTTCATTTTTG ATGCAATGAAAGGTAAGGAACTAAATTGGGAAAAGAGATTTGAGATCATTATAGGCACAACTGAAGGTCTTGTCTACCTTCATGAAAATACCAAAAACCGGATCATTCACAGGGATATTAAAGCGTCTAATATCTTATTAGACTTGAGGTTTCGTCCCAAAATAGCTGATTTTGGTTTGGCCAGATCTTTTCAAGGAGATATGAGCCACATCAGCACTGCCATTGCAGGAACACT CGGATATATGGCTCCAGAATATTTAGCCCTTGGTCAGTTAACTGAAAAGGCAGATGTCTACAGCTATGGTGTATTGTTGCTGGAGGTAGTTACCGGATTACAGAACAACAGGAGTAAAAACTCAGAATACTCAGACAGCTTAGTATCAATT GCATGGAGGCATTTCCAACAAGGCACGGTGGAAGAAATCCTTGACCCAAATCTAATGTTTCACGCATACCCTAATCTCAGTTTTAAAAAAGAAGCCATAAAGGTTGCACATGTGGGTCTCCTGTGCACCCAAGAGGCTCCATCTTTAAGACCATCAATATCACTGGCATTAAAAATGCTAGTAAAAGATGATGAATCCTTACCAGCACCTTCTACTCCCCCGTTTATCGGTGACAATGAATCAAACGAGTTAGAAGAACAAATACATTATCATGACCGTGATAATTTAGTTTCGGTTGCTACGGTTTCCCATTATCAATTCTCCCCAAGGTAA
- the LOC110895056 gene encoding cysteine-rich receptor-like protein kinase 2 isoform X1, which translates to MPLYQKQVSKFSLQMKRSIETSSVLMSIIIVLLTIDRLEGAPRNQIIKISCYNQTEDNSTQFSSNFIKTTEKLEKQIQSTFFATASAGMGPNANYGLAQCYGDLSTTDCILCYDSAHYATSRCFPYTGATVYQDGCFMRFQNYSFYEEYVGPGDTFICGNTTRKSGVFQDSARRAVLAAGKDAMTNGEYFAREEVVISGTVNESAYVLANCWKTLTANSCRSCLEAASVSIMRCLPWSEGRALMTGCFMRYSDTDFLNPEPSRSKNRGSSGRMIAVITVVVSSIVILAVALLTALYMRRWRWLQKKRTGSYDTKKLAKILTDSSLNFKYSTIEKATSSWDDSNKLGEGGFGTVYKGVLPDGREIAVKRLFFNNKFREADFYNEVNMISSLEHKNLVRLLGCSCSGPESFLVYEYLPNMSLDRFIFDAMKGKELNWEKRFEIIIGTTEGLVYLHENTKNRIIHRDIKASNILLDLRFRPKIADFGLARSFQGDMSHISTAIAGTLGYMAPEYLALGQLTEKADVYSYGVLLLEVVTGLQNNRSKNSEYSDSLVSIAWRHFQQGTVEEILDPNLMFHAYPNLSFKKEAIKVAHVGLLCTQEAPSLRPSISLALKMLVKDDESLPAPSTPPFIGDNESNELEEQIHYHDRDNLVSVATVSHYQFSPR; encoded by the exons ATG CCTCTCTACCAGAAACAAGTTTCCAAATTCAGTCTGCAAATGAAGAGATCAATAGAGACATCATCTGTTCTTATGAGTATTATCATAGTTCTACTTACAATAGATAGATTAGAGGGGGCTCCCAGAAACCAAATCATCAAAATATCATGTTATAACCAGACAGAAGACAATTCAACACAGTTCAGCTCAAACTTTATCAAAACAACCGAAAAACTCGAAAAACAAATACAGTCTACATTTTTCGCAACAGCAAGTGCAGGCATGGGACCCAATGCTAATTACGGACTCGCTCAATGCTATGGTGATCTTTCAACAACCGACTGCATCTTATGCTATGACTCAGCACATTACGCTACTTCCCGATGTTTTCCATATACGGGTGCTACTGTTTATCAAGATGGTTGTTTTATGAGATTTCAAAACTACAGCTTCTATGAGGAATATGTGGGGCCCGGTGACACTTTTATTTGTGGGAATACCACAAGGAAGAGTGGTGTGTTTCAAGATTCAGCAAGGCGGGCTGTGTTAGCTGCGGGTAAGGATGCGATGACTAACGGTGAATATTTTGCAAGAGAAGAAGTGGTTATTTCTGGGACAGTGAATGAGTCAGCATATGTGTTGGCGAATTGCTGGAAGACGTTGACTGCAAATTCTTGTAGGAGTTGTTTGGAGGCTGCATCGGTATCTATTATGCGATGTCTGCCTTGGTCTGAAGGGCGTGCGTTGATGACTGGATGTTTTATGAGGTATTCTGATACCGATTTTCTCAATCCTGAGCCAAGCAGAAGTAAAAACAGAG GTTCTTCAGGAAGGATGATAGCGGTTATAACAGTTGTTGTTAGCTCCATTGTGATTCTTGCAGTTGCATTGTTGACCGCTTTGTATATGCGAAGATGGAGATGGCTACAAAAGAAGAGAACAG GTTCATATGACACtaagaaattggcaaagattcttACTGACAGTAGCTTGAACTTCAAGTACTCCACTATTGAGAAAGCCACAAGCTCTTGGGATGATTCCAATAAGCTTGGGGAAGGAGGATTTGGGACTGTATACAAG GGAGTTCTTCCAGATGGAAGAGAGATTGCCGTCAAGAGGCTTTTTTTCAACAATAAGTTCAGAGAAGCTGATTTCTATAATGAAGTTAATATGATTAGCAGTCTTGAACATAAAAACTTGGTCAGGCTTTTAGGATGCAGCTGTTCGGGCCCAGAAAGTTTTCTTGTATATGAGTATTTACCCAATATGAGCCTCGATCGCTTCATTTTTG ATGCAATGAAAGGTAAGGAACTAAATTGGGAAAAGAGATTTGAGATCATTATAGGCACAACTGAAGGTCTTGTCTACCTTCATGAAAATACCAAAAACCGGATCATTCACAGGGATATTAAAGCGTCTAATATCTTATTAGACTTGAGGTTTCGTCCCAAAATAGCTGATTTTGGTTTGGCCAGATCTTTTCAAGGAGATATGAGCCACATCAGCACTGCCATTGCAGGAACACT CGGATATATGGCTCCAGAATATTTAGCCCTTGGTCAGTTAACTGAAAAGGCAGATGTCTACAGCTATGGTGTATTGTTGCTGGAGGTAGTTACCGGATTACAGAACAACAGGAGTAAAAACTCAGAATACTCAGACAGCTTAGTATCAATT GCATGGAGGCATTTCCAACAAGGCACGGTGGAAGAAATCCTTGACCCAAATCTAATGTTTCACGCATACCCTAATCTCAGTTTTAAAAAAGAAGCCATAAAGGTTGCACATGTGGGTCTCCTGTGCACCCAAGAGGCTCCATCTTTAAGACCATCAATATCACTGGCATTAAAAATGCTAGTAAAAGATGATGAATCCTTACCAGCACCTTCTACTCCCCCGTTTATCGGTGACAATGAATCAAACGAGTTAGAAGAACAAATACATTATCATGACCGTGATAATTTAGTTTCGGTTGCTACGGTTTCCCATTATCAATTCTCCCCAAGGTAA